CGAAACGAATGTTGAATTTACTCAAGCATTAGGAAATCGTTTGGCTTGGATTAATGGAATGCCGTTAGCAGAGGTAACAATGCCGACTTATTTAAATATCGGCTTTGATACGTACTCATCAGCGATTTCAAACTATATACCATTTGCATCTCGTCAATACTTCGATGCTCTTTTAAGTGGTAATCAAGAAAAAGTAAAACAACTCTATGAAGATATTATTCTCCCTATACACAATATTAGAAAACAAAAGCAAGGCTATGCAGTATCCCTAATTAAAGCGGGAATGAATATTGTTGGTTTACCAGTAGATACGCATGTTCGTCCGCCAATTGCGCCAGTCGAGCAAAAACATTACGACGCTTTAGCGAACATTGTTAAATTAGCAAAAGAAAAATATGCAGAAGTACCAGGAGGGAAATAAATGTCGATTTACAACAACTACATTAATGGTGAATGGGTTCCGTCTGAAACAGGTCAGATCTTCGAAAGTAAAAATCCCGCTAACGTTAATGAAGTAGTGGGAGTCGTTCAAAAGTCGAATGAAAATGATGTGAATAAAGCATTTGAAAGTGCAAAGGAAGCACAAAAGAAATGGGCTCGTTTATCGGGCCCTGCTCGTGGGGAGCTTTTGCTTAAGGCATCAAATATTCTAGAATCTCGACTAGACGATATTGCGCTAACGATGACGAAAGAAATGGGTAAAACTTTACCGGAAGCAAAAGGTGAAACAGCACGTGGTGTGGCAATTTTGCGATATTACGCAGGTGAAGGATCACGGCCTATTGGCGATAATATTCCATCATCAGATGCAGATGCATTAATGATTACAACACGAGTACCACTTGGTGTCGTAGGTGTGATTACTCCATGGAACTTTCCTGTTGCTATTCCAATTTGGAAAATGGCACCTGCGTTAGTTTACGGAAATACCGTTGTATTAAAACCAGCGATTGAAACGGCTGTTACTGCTGCAAAGGTGGTAGAGTGTTTCCATGAAGCAGGTTTCCCACCTGGAGTTATAAATTTAATTACAGGTTCTGGTGCAGTGATTGGAGATGCAATGGTTGAAAATGAACATATTAATGCAGTTACATTTACAGGATCAAACACAGTTGGTAAACATATTGGACGAAAAGCTTTTGACCGTGGTGTGAAATATCAGCTTGAAATGGGGGGAAAAAACCCTGTCATTGTCGCAGAGGATGCTGATTTAAAATTAGCTGTTGAGGCGACGGTAAGCGGCGGATTACGTTCAACTGGGCAAAAATGTACAGCGACTAGTCGAGTAATTGTACACGAGGCTGTTTATAGCCAATTCAAAGAACTATTACTTGAAGAGGTTGCAAAAATTACAGTCGGTGATGGAGCAGAAAGTAATATTTGGATGGGCCCATGTGCGAATGAAAACCAACTAAATACAGTTCTTTCCTATATTGAAATTGGTAAAGAAGAAGGGGCAACGTTGTTATACGGTGGAAACAAAGTAGAAAAAGGTGGTTACTTTGTAGAACCGACTGTATTTGAAGGTGTCTTGCCTACAATGCGTATAGCACGTGAGGAAATTTTCGGACCTGTATTAGCCTTAATGAAGGTTTCCTCAATGGAAGAAGCAATAGCACTTGCAAATGATTCGGATTTCGGCTTAAGTGCTTCTATTTTCACAACAAATATCCAAAAAATGCTCGAGTTCATTCGAGAAATGGATGCAGGATTAATTCGCATCAATTCAGAAAGTGCAGGAGTAGAATTACAAGCACCATTTGGTGGGATGAAACAATCCAGCTCTCACTCTCGTGAGCAAGGGCGCGCGGCGATTGAATTCTTTACATCTATTAAAACAGTATTTGTGAAGTAGTATGGGTTGCTTATGGAAACAATAAAACGAACGCACATCCGCTTTACCATATTGCCTATCATTTTATTTATCACTGTTTTAAGCTTTGCGGACAGGACCGCTATTTCTATTGCTGGTGATGCAATAAGCAATGATTTTGGGATCAATCATATTACGTTAGGCTATATTTTTTCGGCATTTGGATGGACGTACGCACTTGCACAAATTCCCGGAGGCATGCTTGTTGATAAATTTGGTCCGAAGA
Above is a genomic segment from Lysinibacillus sp. PLM2 containing:
- the ycbD_1 gene encoding putative aldehyde dehydrogenase YcbD, with the translated sequence MSIYNNYINGEWVPSETGQIFESKNPANVNEVVGVVQKSNENDVNKAFESAKEAQKKWARLSGPARGELLLKASNILESRLDDIALTMTKEMGKTLPEAKGETARGVAILRYYAGEGSRPIGDNIPSSDADALMITTRVPLGVVGVITPWNFPVAIPIWKMAPALVYGNTVVLKPAIETAVTAAKVVECFHEAGFPPGVINLITGSGAVIGDAMVENEHINAVTFTGSNTVGKHIGRKAFDRGVKYQLEMGGKNPVIVAEDADLKLAVEATVSGGLRSTGQKCTATSRVIVHEAVYSQFKELLLEEVAKITVGDGAESNIWMGPCANENQLNTVLSYIEIGKEEGATLLYGGNKVEKGGYFVEPTVFEGVLPTMRIAREEIFGPVLALMKVSSMEEAIALANDSDFGLSASIFTTNIQKMLEFIREMDAGLIRINSESAGVELQAPFGGMKQSSSHSREQGRAAIEFFTSIKTVFVK